A single window of Nocardioides baekrokdamisoli DNA harbors:
- a CDS encoding MFS transporter has product MTDTATVAAPEESGTANKHLGLALLVICAAQLMVVLDSTIANIALPHIRDDLHISQGNLQWVVTGYALAFGGLLLLGGRAGDLYGRRKVFVIGLTLFAVASALGGFAQNEGMLLSSRALQGVGAALASPTALALITTNFPAGPLRNRAFSIFAMLSGVGAAIGLLLGGWLTGLDIGSVHGWRLTFFINVPIGLVAAFLATRVLAESEKSRNSLDVFGALTVTLGLVSIVYGVEHGGVPDTSGHTHWGSGETLAFLIVGAALLVAFFVVERRMKHPLLPIRILTNRTRGVAFTTMFIVPAAMFAMFYFLSQFIQNVMGYSPLQAGLAFLPFPFAMVFGAVISSKLVAKVDPRFISGTGTALAGLSLFMFSRLHVNDSAANLADLTHRWVGGGMSPVYVDGVNYWTQIFPYIAVMAFGMALTFIPMMLTALHGVDERDAGVGSGVLNTAQQLGGALGLAILSTIAVNAITSKANALVAQLPAGHGAALTPAQMTVSPVGQAAFTHGSTTAFLVGAFMMWGASALLWIVLNVKHSEIQGDHTAPGAMA; this is encoded by the coding sequence ATGACAGACACCGCAACCGTGGCGGCACCGGAGGAATCCGGAACCGCCAACAAGCACCTGGGACTTGCCCTCCTGGTCATCTGTGCCGCGCAACTGATGGTGGTGCTCGACTCGACGATCGCCAACATCGCGCTCCCCCACATCCGCGACGACCTGCACATCTCCCAGGGCAACCTGCAGTGGGTCGTCACCGGGTACGCCCTCGCCTTCGGCGGTCTGCTGCTCCTCGGCGGTCGCGCCGGCGATCTCTACGGACGCCGCAAGGTCTTCGTCATCGGCCTCACCCTCTTCGCCGTCGCGTCGGCGCTGGGTGGGTTCGCCCAGAACGAGGGCATGCTCCTCTCGTCCCGTGCGCTCCAGGGCGTCGGGGCAGCACTGGCCTCCCCCACCGCGCTCGCTCTGATCACCACGAACTTCCCGGCCGGTCCGCTGCGCAACCGCGCCTTCTCGATCTTCGCGATGCTCTCCGGCGTCGGGGCGGCGATCGGCCTCCTGCTCGGCGGCTGGCTTACCGGGTTGGACATCGGCAGCGTCCACGGCTGGCGGCTGACGTTCTTCATCAACGTCCCGATCGGGTTGGTGGCGGCCTTCCTGGCAACCCGCGTACTCGCGGAGTCGGAGAAGAGCCGCAACAGCCTCGACGTCTTCGGCGCCCTCACCGTCACCCTCGGGCTCGTCTCGATCGTGTACGGCGTGGAGCACGGCGGCGTCCCGGACACCAGCGGACACACACACTGGGGGTCGGGCGAGACGCTCGCCTTCCTGATCGTCGGAGCCGCTCTACTTGTTGCGTTCTTCGTCGTCGAACGACGCATGAAGCACCCGCTCCTTCCGATCCGGATCCTGACCAACCGGACACGCGGAGTCGCATTCACGACCATGTTCATCGTGCCGGCCGCGATGTTCGCGATGTTCTACTTCCTGTCCCAGTTCATCCAGAACGTGATGGGCTACTCGCCGCTGCAGGCAGGCCTGGCATTCCTGCCGTTCCCGTTCGCGATGGTGTTCGGCGCCGTCATCTCCTCGAAGCTGGTCGCGAAGGTCGATCCCCGATTCATCTCCGGCACCGGCACCGCGCTTGCCGGCCTGTCGCTGTTCATGTTCAGCCGACTGCACGTGAATGACTCCGCGGCCAACCTCGCCGACCTGACCCACCGCTGGGTCGGTGGTGGCATGTCACCGGTGTACGTCGACGGCGTGAACTACTGGACGCAGATCTTCCCGTACATCGCTGTGATGGCGTTCGGCATGGCTCTGACGTTCATCCCGATGATGCTCACCGCGTTGCACGGTGTCGACGAGCGGGACGCGGGTGTCGGCTCGGGCGTGCTCAACACCGCTCAGCAGCTCGGTGGTGCCCTGGGGCTCGCCATCCTGTCGACCATCGCCGTGAACGCGATCACGTCCAAGGCCAACGCGCTCGTCGCCCAGTTGCCCGCTGGTCACGGGGCCGCTCTGACGCCAGCACAAATGACCGTCTCCCCGGTCGGTCAGGCGGCGTTCACGCACGGCTCCACGACGGCCTTCCTGGTCGGCGCGTTCATGATGTGGGGCGCCTCGGCTCTGCTGTGGATCGTGCTCAATGTCAAGCACTCCGAGATCCAGGGCGATCACACCGCACCCGGCGCGATGGCGTGA